The following nucleotide sequence is from uncultured Draconibacterium sp..
ATAAAGCAACAGAACGCACACATTGCCAAACAATTAACCAAACAAGATCATAATGCTCGATTTCCGACGTTAATTAACAAATAACTTTTTTGTTTTTTTTCCCCAGGAACGACATTATAAATTAAACAAATTGAGTAGTTTTGCTACTCAACTAATATTAATTTTCTACTCATACAGCACATGTAACTGAGGAGGCGAAGCAGTGCCCGAATCAGCATATCCACCACACCTTTCCAACTACAAAACTTCACATAACTCACTATTAGCCAAATGATAGAATCTTTAATCACAAACAAAACCCGGCTAAAGCTTTTACTCAAGTTTTTTCTGAATAAGGAGACCACCAGCTACCTCAGAAACCTTGAACAGGAGTTTGGTGAATCTTCAAATGCAATTCGTTTGGAATTGAACAGGCTGGAGCACGCTGATTTACTAGTATCCAATTTCAACGGAAACCGAAAATATTTCCGTGCCAACGATAATCACCCGCTTTACAGTGAGATCAACAGCATCTTGCAAAAAACAGTGGGGCTGGATACGGTTATCGATAAGATCCTGAAAAATGTCGGCGATCTGAACGAGGCCTATCTTATTGGCGACCTGGCCATAGGGAAAGCATCCGGCATTATCGACCTGCTACTGGTGGGTGACGACATCGACACACGCTTTGTGGTTGCTTTGGTGTCGAAAGCCGAAAAACTGGTCAATAAAAAAATACGCTACCTTGTTCTTTCCGAAAAGGAAAAAGCCGAATATCTGAAAACGCAGAATGCCTTACACATCTGGTCGAGGGAATAAAGAAGAGAAACCCTGACAGAAGTCAGAAGACTGGAGACCGAAGTAGAGAAACAATCCAAAGAATGTTTTATTCCGTCTTCCGACTCCCGACTTCGGACTCATAAGCAGGTCATTCTACCTAACTGAAAAATATTCTAGCTTTGTTTTTTTCAACCAAACGGATAATTAAATATTACCAAATAAATAATAAATGAAGAACGATAGGTATTCAACTCACCCCCTCTCTTCGCGAAGAGAGGGACGATTGGAACGAAGTTACAATCAGGGTGAGTAGTAAAAAACCTGCAACAGAGTATTCAACTTAAAAACTTTACTACAACACAAATATGAAGCACTTACTACAAACAATGTTAACGGTATTCTTTTGCTCGGCAATGCTGCTGGCTGCAGAGGCACAGACGCAGACGCAGGATGTAAAGAATGTTGATGTTAAATCATTGCCGCAATCCGAGATCAACAAAGCCAAAAGGGCCATGCAGGATGCCGGATTATCAGAAGAACAAGCGATACAACTGGCCCGTCAGCGGGGAGCTACTGAACAGCAGATTTTGGAAATGCGTCAACGTTTAAGCGAACAAGACACCACGCAACAAGACATGTTTGAGCTCTATGAAGAGCCTGAAACCCTACCCGAAGAACAGGAAGACTCTTATCTTTCACAAAGAAAGGTTGAATTAAAAAAGGATCTGGAAGTCTTTGGAGCTTACCTGTTTAACAACGAAAACCTTACTTTCGAACCTCAGGTAAACATACAAACACCCAAAAACTACGAAATAGGCTTTGGCGATCAGTTGCTTATTCAGGTTTGGGGAAACTCACAAAACAACTATCAACTAAGGGTAAATAACAATGGCCAAATCGTTATCCCCGACCTGGGACCGATTTATGTAGCCGGCATGTCGTTTGATGAAGCTGAAAAGAAAATTGTAAAAAACCTTACCGCAATCTATGCCGATATGGGTGGCGACAATCCCGGCACCTTTGCTCAGTTAGACATGGGACAGCTGCGTTCCATACGGGTAAACCTGCTTGGCGAGGTGGTAGCCCCCGGCACCTATACCTTACCCGTAACAGCAAGCGCTTTTAACGGTTTATACCTTTCGGGCGGCCCTAATGAGATTGGCTCATTCCGAAATATCAAGGTCATTCGCAACAACAAAATTGAACAAGTAATCGACATATACAATTTACTGGTAAATGCTGATCCCTCTGACAATATTACATTAAAAGACGGCGATATCGTACTTGTCCCTCCGGCAGAAAAACAGGTGGTGGTAAACGGCGAATTTAAACGCAACGGTATTTTCGAGATAAAAGAAGGCGAAATGCTAAACGACCTGGTGCGTTTTAGCGGAGGATTTAAAGCCGGCGCCTATTTGGGTAACACGCAAATTGTCCGACAAACACAACAGGGACAGCAGATTATCGATGTTCCTTACGACCTGCTTAATACTACACCGCTGGTAAAAGGCGATACCATTCAGAATACCCTGACTACCGATCGTTTTGAAAACAGGGTAAGTATAGAAGGTGCCGTTTATCATCCGGGAGAGTACGAATGGACCGAAGGACTTACCCTCGCAAAGCTGATCGAAAAAGCCGACAAACTGCTGCCCGAAGCATTTAAAGGCCGGGGCTTGATAACCCGTTACAACAGCGACCGTACCACTTCTGCTATAGCCTTTGATGTGGAAGATATTAGCAGCGGCAAACAAAACATTCTGCTGCAAGCCGATGATGAGGTACTGATAAAGACCCATTTCGATCTAAAAGAACAACCTTATATAACCGTTAATGGTGAAGTGCTGGAACCCGGTCCTTTTAACTGGTCGGAGAACATGACATTGGGCGATGCAATTTTTCTGGCAGGTGGCCTTACCGAGGGTGCCGACAGTACTTTTATTGAAATTGCCCGCCGCTTGAGTTACAGCGATGCTGCGGTACTTTCCGATACCATCGGACATGTAATTATCGCTAACATTTCACGTGGATTACAACTGGGAGAAAACGATGCTGAAATGAAATTGCGTCCCTGGGATCAGATCTCGGTTCGTACGGCTCCCAATTTCCGTCAAAACGAAACGGTAATGATTTCGGGCGAAGTGACTTACGCCGGAGCTTATGCCATTACCAACAAACAAATGCGTATTTCCGACCTGGTACAGATGGCCGGTGGAACTACTCCGAAAGCCTACCTTCAGGGGGCCACACTCGAACGTTTTTCCGAAGAGCTGGGTTCCGAACGCGTAGCCATTAACCTGCAAAATATTCTCAATAATCCAAAGAGCGACAGAGACCTGTTATTAAAAAACAGTGACCACCTGAATATCCCGGAGTTTATGCAAACCGTTAAAATTATCGGAAGCGTACAAAACCCCTTCTCCATTACCTTTGAAGAAGGACGTAATGCCAAATACTATGTCAACCGCACCGGAGGATTCCAGGCACAGGCCAATAAGAGAAAAACATACGTGCAATACCCCAATGGCGAAACGGCGGTTACCAAAGGATTAATATTTAGACATTACCCTAAAGTTACACCGGGCAGTATTGTGGTAGTTCCCGAAAAACCGGAAAAAGAACGTCCGCAAGGCTTATGGCTGGCCATAGCATCTACAATGTCCTCAATGGCCGTAGCCATTGCTACAGTTATAAGAGTTGCAAATTAATTTAGCTACAAGTTCACTAAGTATGTTTAGAACCTCATCCTCCTTTTGCTAAAGGCCTGTCCCGATCGGAGCATCGGGGAGGTGGCCGCCAAATGGCGGACGGAGGATTGATGAATGAATAATAGAATAAAACCATTACAAACGCCAGCGCTCCCCCTGCCCCCAAGGGGGAACCAAACGCTCAGTGAGTTGAAAAAAACAATATAATAATAGAGTAATAGCAAACAATAACTTATAAGCACGTTCTGAACCAAGTCCTCCTTTTGCTAAAGGAGGTGCCTGACGAAGGAAGGCGGAGGATTAGTTGGTATAGAACATAAAGATTCCTCAGTCGTACCTTCTTCGGAATGACAGGGGTATTGAAATTACACGGCGGCGAAAAAACAATACCATCAACTCAATAAACATCTAACGCCGCCCACCATATTAAGCAGTGCCATCATTACAAGGAGTCCCGACGAACGGAGACGACGAAGTAATCCAATAAAATTGGTGTAATCAGTGTAATTCGTGGACAATGCAACACAAGCCAGCGCTACCCCTGGCCCGTCAGCTGACGGAGAAGGCCAACCGCACATTAAGAAGGAAAAAATGACTATTAATAACTAAACACGTTCCAGACCGAGTCCTCCTTCTCGAAGGAGGTGGCCGCCAAATGGCGGACGGAGGATTGATGAATTGAAACTCCTCGCAGCAGAGCTGACGAGGAATCCGATTCCGTTAAGGACTTCTTTATTGTTTTGTTCAGCTTACCCCGAGGCAAAGCCATCGGGGAATGCGCTCACCGGAATTCAAACTAGTTGAGATTGCTTCAAGCTGCCAACCACCAATTCAGCTGTCATCCCGAACAAGGTTAGGGATCTGTAACAATAAAAGCGTAAAAACAATCTGCGCAAATCAGCGTAATCTGTGTGAAACAAAAACTACAAGGGAATCTCTTATAATTGGTGCAATTCGTGAACAAAACAACACAAGCCCGCGCTACCCATTAATTCCCTAAAGGGCCTTCGCACAGAATAATTACGACAATAGAATACAAAACATTCTGAATTCGTCGGCTGAAGAACATTCAAATACAGCCACTTTCGATCAGATAGAATATTTAATATGATACCAAGTCAAGTAAAAACAATAACATGTATAGGCGCAGGCTATGTTGGTGGACCAACAATGGCCGTGATTGCCAAAAACTGCCCGCATATTAGAGTAAACGTTGTCGATATCAATCCGGAGCGGATAGCCGCCTGGAATGATGAAAACCTCGAAAACCTACCAATTTACGAACCAGGGCTAAAAGAAGTGGTAGCCGAAGCACGTGGCCGTAACCTCTTTTTTAGCACCGATGTTGACCAGGGGATCCGCGACGGACAAATGATCTTTATCTCGGTAAACACGCCTACCAAAACCTATGGTACCGGTAAAGGAATGGCTGCCGACCTTAAATACGTGGAACTCTGTGCCCGTCAAATTGCAAAAGTGGCACAGGAAGACAAAATCGTTGTCGAAAAATCGACTTTACCTGTACGTACGGCCGAATCCATAAAAAGAATTTTAGAAGCTGAAGATTCAGAGCATAACTTTGCCATTCTCTCCAATCCGGAGTTTCTGGCAGAAGGTACAGCAATTGACGATCTTCAGTATGCCGACCGTATGCTTATCGGAGGCGAAGAAGATGAGAACGGACAACGTGCCATGGAAGCCCTGGTGGATGTTTATGCCAACTGGATTCCCAGGGAACGACTGATCACCACACGTGTATGGTCGTCCGAATTATCCAAACTTACCGCGAATGCCGTACTGGCACAACGTGTAAGTTCCATCAATGCCATTTCTGCCCTGTGTGAACGTACAGGAGCCGATGTGGATGAAGTGGCACATGCCATTGGAATGGACAGCCGTATCGGGCCAAAATTTCTAAAAGCCTCAGTAGGTTTCGGAGGTAGTTGTTTCCAGAAAGACATACTCAACCTGGTGTATCTTTGCAGGCACTTTAACCTCCCCGAGGTAGCCGATTATTGGGAACAGGTGGTAAAACTCAACGATTACCAGAAACACCGTTTTGCCAAAAACATTGTTGATTCGCTATTTAATACCGTTTCAGGGAAAAAGATCACCTTCCTGGGCTGGGCCTTTAAAAAGGATACCAACGACACCCGCGAAAGTGCTGCCATTTACGTAGCCAAAGAGCTTCTCGACGATCACGCCGAGATACATGTATATGATCCCAAAGTCACCAAAGAGCAAATCTTTAAAGACCTGGAAGCCTTAGGCATGTCCCCCTTGGCGAAGGGGGATGAAAGGGGGATTGAGGAAAGTATTACTGTCCACACCTCTCCCTTCCCGGCAATGGACCAGGCACACGCCATTGCCTTGTTAACCGAGTGGGATGAGTTTAAAGCCTATGACTGGGAAGAAATATACAACAACATGCATAAACCTGCCTTTGTTTTTGATGGTCGGAATATCTTAAACGCAAAAGAATTAACAAAAATCGGATTTACTTACAAAGGCATCGGTAAAGGATAATCCAGGTATGTGTAATCCCGAACGAAGAGAGCCTGCCTGCGGTAGGCAGGGGATCTGTAACAATAAAACGACTAACAGAATCAGCGCAAATCAATACAATCAGAGTTATCAGCGTTCCAACAAAGATTGCTTCGGGCTGCAAACCTGCTCTCGCAAAAGACAATCACATGAAAGCCTGGACCTATATAACGACAAATTCGCACAACCGGGTTCTTTATACTGGCGTAACCAGCGATCTAAAAGGACGTATGGTAAGTCACAAAACTAAAAAGTACCCAAATGCGTTTACGGCTAAATATAATGCTGATAAACTTGTGTGGCTGCAGGAGTTCGATTCAATTATTGATGCCAGAGCCAGGGAAAAACAG
It contains:
- a CDS encoding ArsR family transcriptional regulator, giving the protein MIESLITNKTRLKLLLKFFLNKETTSYLRNLEQEFGESSNAIRLELNRLEHADLLVSNFNGNRKYFRANDNHPLYSEINSILQKTVGLDTVIDKILKNVGDLNEAYLIGDLAIGKASGIIDLLLVGDDIDTRFVVALVSKAEKLVNKKIRYLVLSEKEKAEYLKTQNALHIWSRE
- a CDS encoding SLBB domain-containing protein, with product MKHLLQTMLTVFFCSAMLLAAEAQTQTQDVKNVDVKSLPQSEINKAKRAMQDAGLSEEQAIQLARQRGATEQQILEMRQRLSEQDTTQQDMFELYEEPETLPEEQEDSYLSQRKVELKKDLEVFGAYLFNNENLTFEPQVNIQTPKNYEIGFGDQLLIQVWGNSQNNYQLRVNNNGQIVIPDLGPIYVAGMSFDEAEKKIVKNLTAIYADMGGDNPGTFAQLDMGQLRSIRVNLLGEVVAPGTYTLPVTASAFNGLYLSGGPNEIGSFRNIKVIRNNKIEQVIDIYNLLVNADPSDNITLKDGDIVLVPPAEKQVVVNGEFKRNGIFEIKEGEMLNDLVRFSGGFKAGAYLGNTQIVRQTQQGQQIIDVPYDLLNTTPLVKGDTIQNTLTTDRFENRVSIEGAVYHPGEYEWTEGLTLAKLIEKADKLLPEAFKGRGLITRYNSDRTTSAIAFDVEDISSGKQNILLQADDEVLIKTHFDLKEQPYITVNGEVLEPGPFNWSENMTLGDAIFLAGGLTEGADSTFIEIARRLSYSDAAVLSDTIGHVIIANISRGLQLGENDAEMKLRPWDQISVRTAPNFRQNETVMISGEVTYAGAYAITNKQMRISDLVQMAGGTTPKAYLQGATLERFSEELGSERVAINLQNILNNPKSDRDLLLKNSDHLNIPEFMQTVKIIGSVQNPFSITFEEGRNAKYYVNRTGGFQAQANKRKTYVQYPNGETAVTKGLIFRHYPKVTPGSIVVVPEKPEKERPQGLWLAIASTMSSMAVAIATVIRVAN
- a CDS encoding nucleotide sugar dehydrogenase, encoding MIPSQVKTITCIGAGYVGGPTMAVIAKNCPHIRVNVVDINPERIAAWNDENLENLPIYEPGLKEVVAEARGRNLFFSTDVDQGIRDGQMIFISVNTPTKTYGTGKGMAADLKYVELCARQIAKVAQEDKIVVEKSTLPVRTAESIKRILEAEDSEHNFAILSNPEFLAEGTAIDDLQYADRMLIGGEEDENGQRAMEALVDVYANWIPRERLITTRVWSSELSKLTANAVLAQRVSSINAISALCERTGADVDEVAHAIGMDSRIGPKFLKASVGFGGSCFQKDILNLVYLCRHFNLPEVADYWEQVVKLNDYQKHRFAKNIVDSLFNTVSGKKITFLGWAFKKDTNDTRESAAIYVAKELLDDHAEIHVYDPKVTKEQIFKDLEALGMSPLAKGDERGIEESITVHTSPFPAMDQAHAIALLTEWDEFKAYDWEEIYNNMHKPAFVFDGRNILNAKELTKIGFTYKGIGKG
- a CDS encoding GIY-YIG nuclease family protein; its protein translation is MKAWTYITTNSHNRVLYTGVTSDLKGRMVSHKTKKYPNAFTAKYNADKLVWLQEFDSIIDARAREKQIKAGSRTKKIKLIETMNPEWEDLFEKL